A single genomic interval of Acidobacteriota bacterium harbors:
- the xerD gene encoding site-specific tyrosine recombinase XerD has protein sequence MKMDIESRFLGYLRVERGLSNNSLIAYQSDLAKIAAFATSRNKDFLTLERTDLMEFIRHLHGAGLEAKSIARTLVTVRNLFKFLLLDGLIKRDPSENLESPKSWQSLPKFLVADEVERLLEGPDITSVTGIRDKAMLEVLYATGLRVSELVSLKLNDLNLDMGYLTTLGKGAKERTVPIGNSASRWIKKYLPQRLKLLAGKNSNYLFVNQRGLPLTRQTFWKLIVEYGEKARIGHITPHLLRHSFATHLLENGADLRSVQMMLGHSDISTTQIYTHITNERLREIYKKFHPRA, from the coding sequence ATGAAAATGGATATTGAATCAAGGTTTCTTGGTTATTTGAGAGTGGAGCGCGGTCTATCGAATAATTCATTAATCGCTTACCAAAGCGATCTCGCAAAAATCGCTGCCTTTGCAACATCCAGAAATAAAGATTTCCTTACTCTGGAAAGAACCGATTTGATGGAATTCATTCGCCATCTGCATGGGGCGGGTCTTGAGGCTAAGAGTATTGCAAGAACTTTAGTAACGGTTCGCAATTTGTTTAAATTCCTACTCCTCGACGGACTCATCAAGCGCGACCCCAGTGAGAATCTAGAAAGCCCGAAATCCTGGCAATCGCTACCCAAATTTCTGGTCGCCGACGAAGTTGAGAGATTACTTGAAGGACCGGATATAACTTCAGTAACCGGAATAAGAGATAAAGCGATGCTTGAGGTGTTATATGCTACAGGATTGAGGGTATCCGAGTTAGTATCCCTTAAACTAAACGATTTAAACCTTGATATGGGGTATTTAACCACCTTAGGCAAGGGAGCCAAAGAGAGAACTGTACCGATAGGCAATAGCGCCTCAAGGTGGATAAAAAAATACCTCCCGCAACGGCTGAAATTGCTGGCAGGAAAAAATTCCAATTATTTGTTTGTAAATCAAAGAGGGCTACCGCTCACCAGACAGACCTTCTGGAAATTGATTGTTGAATATGGGGAGAAGGCAAGAATCGGTCATATTACACCACATCTTTTAAGGCATAGTTTTGCCACTCATCTGCTGGAAAATGGAGCTGATTTACGTTCAGTTCAAATGATGCTCGGACATAGCGACATCAGCACGACGCAAATTTATACACACATTACCAATGAACGCCTGCGCGAGATATATAAGAAATTTCATCCCAGGGCTTAG